GCTCACATAATCCACATTGCTCAGATCGATAATGATCTGATAAGACCCCTCCTTTAGCAGTTTGGTCAAGGCATGTTCGAGCTCCGACGACGTTGTTGTATCAATATATCCGCCGACTTTGATCACTGATATATTGTTATTTCTTCCTGCACGTTGTATGGATACTTGGATACCTTCCATTACACACTCTCCGTTGTATAACCCCCAAAACGATTATTTATAATATTAAAGATAAGAGTTCAAAGCAAAAATGTCAATACTTTATTGAAACAGTCAAACATGGCTGCGCAAATGCCGGGCTTTATCAACACTTTTCTTTATATCGTCCCGATGCGGGGAAAGGCGCAGCACATTCCGCCATTGTTCTATGGCATTGTCCAGTTTTCCCTGTTTGGCATAGACTATACCCAAATTTTCGTATGCCCGTTCGTCTTTCGGATCAAGATCAATCACTTTTTTATACGCATCTATTGCTTTTTCATAGTTTTGTTTTCTAAAAAAAGTATTGCCCAGCAGCAAATAAGCATAAGAATTGCCCGGTGAGATTTCAATCACTTTTCCGATCAGACTAATGGCATTATCATAATTTTGATTATTATATAATGACTCGGCATCGGCCAAATCATGACGGGTGGAAGTTGAGTCTTTTTCAAAGGTCCGCACAAACTTAAAGCCGGTAAAATTGCTATTGTGCAATGCATTTTTTAACAGTTTTCTTGAAGCCACATGAGGATTTTCCTCAGATTCGGCATCCACCACATCAATTTGAAACTCAGAGTCACCGGCATCCTGAACCGAAACATTCTCCACGGTCTCTTCAGAAGCCTCTAAATCGCTACGAATTTCAGAGTCTTTGTCTGACTGTATCAGGTCGTGAATGGTGGCGGATTCCTCCTCACTGAATCCTATAGTCAGTCTTGTGTCTCTCATCAACATGAAAAATCATCCGGTTCGTTTTCAGGGTCTTCAAACTCCGATAGTTCAGAACCCTTTTCAGAGGAACGGGGTTCAGTCGATTCGCTTTCTTCCTCCTCAACAATTCCCTCAAAATCAGTCAATTCCAACACCGCGTCCGCATCGCTGTCCTGGATATCACCGGCTTTAAAGGTCAGATCTATATCTTCAAGATCAGTCATATTTTCAAAAGAATCAGCCTCGAATGGATTACGGTCTTCTTCCAAAATGGTATCAAATACATTGCCTTCGCCCGTCTCTGCCTCTTCATCCATCGGGACAATGTGTTCCTCTTCTCGCGTATCCTCCCCTTCCTGACCTGCAAAATCAAACCCGGCCAATTGTGAAAAATCTGTTCCGCTTCATCAGGGGGTTCATCAGCGGACTCGGTCTTTTTAGCAAACGTTTCTGTCAAATCCAGTTCGCTAAAAATATCAGGCTCTTTCTCTTCTTGTTCAAGAACAGGCTCTTTCTCATGCGGCGCCTCTTCTTGTTCTTTGCCAACCGGCTGTTCGGGCTGCACAGACTTGGCGGGCTGTTGTTCCTCGGTTTTTTTCGGCCCCTCCCCTATCAGAGACTGATCAGCCAGGAGGTCTTCCAGGGGTTGTGTTAAAATATCTTTTTCATCGTACTGAAACACATCAGTCGATTTGACAGGTTCAGCCTTTGGCTTCGCTTCCGGCTTTTTGGGCTCTTGCTTTTTCGAGGAAAGAATGCGTTCCTGGGTCGGTTTTTTCGCCGGCTGGACATCATCCTTCTGAACAATCACTTTCCCGTTAATCGTCAT
This genomic window from candidate division KSB1 bacterium contains:
- a CDS encoding tetratricopeptide repeat protein — translated: MLMRDTRLTIGFSEEESATIHDLIQSDKDSEIRSDLEASEETVENVSVQDAGDSEFQIDVVDAESEENPHVASRKLLKNALHNSNFTGFKFVRTFEKDSTSTRHDLADAESLYNNQNYDNAISLIGKVIEISPGNSYAYLLLGNTFFRKQNYEKAIDAYKKVIDLDPKDERAYENLGIVYAKQGKLDNAIEQWRNVLRLSPHRDDIKKSVDKARHLRSHV
- a CDS encoding STAS domain-containing protein, with protein sequence MEGIQVSIQRAGRNNNISVIKVGGYIDTTTSSELEHALTKLLKEGSYQIIIDLSNVDYVSSAGWGIFISESQGYP